The Stigmatopora argus isolate UIUO_Sarg chromosome 16, RoL_Sarg_1.0, whole genome shotgun sequence genome has a window encoding:
- the kcmf1 gene encoding E3 ubiquitin-protein ligase KCMF1: protein MSRHEGVSCDACLKGNFRGRRFKCLICYDYDLCASCYESGATTTRHTAEHPMQCILTRVDYDLYYGSDTFSMEQHQAFTCPYCGKMGFTETSLQEHVTAEHPETSTEVICPICAALPGGDPNHVTDDFTAHLTLEHRAPRDLDESSSVRHVRRMFHPGRGLGGPRARRTNMHFTGGSAGGLSSSASSSQSTTYTPVNREAMDPIAELLSQLSGVRRAAGGQINSSGPSASQLQQLQMQLQLERQQAQAARQQVETGRHAARRGNNTANSAAGPTAGAVPPPCAAAPSAGVPAESNPSASSHNSQFLLARLNEPKMSEAERQLAEGERADRSLFVQELLLSTLMRDESSSSDEDERRDFGDFGAMGCVDVMPLDVALEHLQLRERASAAAAEPPPPPL from the exons ATGTCCCGTCATGAGG gTGTGAGCTGCGACGCCTGTTTGAAGGGAAACTTCCGTGGCAGACGATTCAAGTGTCTCATCTGCTACGATTACGACCTGTGCGCCTCGTGCTACGAGAGCGGTGCCACCACCACGCGACACACTGCAGAGCACCCCATGCAGTGTATTCTAACCAGGGTAGACTACG ATTTGTATTATGGCAGCGACACCTTCTCAATGGAGCAGCATCAGGCGTTCACGTGTCCTTACTGCGGCAAGATGGGCTTCACGGAGACGTCCTTACAGGAGCATGTCACCGCCGAGCACCCGGAGACGTCCACCGAGGTG ATCTGTCCAATATGTGCCGCCTTGCCCGGAGGGGATCCCAATCACGTCACGGATGACTTTACCGCCCACCTCACACTTGAGCACAGAGCACCTAGAGATTTA GATGAGTCGAGCAGCGTCCGGCACGTTCGGCGGATGTTCCACCCCGGGCGGGGATTGGGCGGTCCCCGAGCGCGACGCACCAACATGCACTTTACCGGCGGCTCCGCAGGCGGCCTGTCCTCATCTGCGTCGTCATCGCAAAGCACCACCTACACCCCCGTCAACAGGGAGGCCATGGACCCCATCGCTG AGTTGTTGTCGCAGCTGTCGGGTGTACGGCGCGCCGCGGGCGGCCAAATCAACTCGTCGGGgccgtcggcctcgcagctgcAGCAACTGCAGATGCAGCTGCAGCTGGAGCGGCAGCAGGCGCAGGCGGCACGCCAGCAAGTAGAGACGGGCCGTCACGCCGCCCGCCGAGGGAACAACACGGCCAATTCTGCCGCCGGCCCAACCGCCGGAGCCGTCCCGCCACCCTGCGCCGCTGCTCCCAGCGCTGGAGTGCCGGCAGAAAGCAACCCGTCGGCTTCGTCTCACAACTCCCAATTTCTATTAGCACG GCTGAATGAGCCCAAAATGTCGGAGGCAGAGCGTCAGTTGGCAGAGGGCGAGCGCGCCGACCGCAGCCTGTTCGTGCAGGAGCTGCTGCTGTCCACGCTCATGCGCGACGAGAGCTCGTCGTCGGACGAGGACGAGCGGCGGGACTTCGGCGACTTTGGCGCCATGGGCTGCGTGGACGTCATGCCATTGGACGTGGCGCTGGAGCACCTGCAGCTCCGCGAGAgagcctccgccgccgccgccgagcctccgccgccgcctcttTGA